A window of the Virgibacillus pantothenticus genome harbors these coding sequences:
- a CDS encoding proline racemase family protein has protein sequence MKYNKLFTTIDTHTGGNPTRTVLTGLPNLNGNTMSEKMLDMKENHDWIRKFLMNEPRGHDVMSGALMVTPCHPDADVGVIFMETGGYLPMCGHDTIGFCTALIEAGMVEVLEPYTCIHLDTPAGLVKTKVKVTDGKAIEVTFTNVPSFLFTTIEIDVEGIGKVHCDIAYGGNFYGIIDARQLDISLTTDNASQIIEHAITIRNKINANVQVVHPLYPFIKGLTHIEFFTAPVNPKADLKNTVIVPPGGIDRSPCGTGTSAKLATMFRQQEIGVKEPFIYESIVGTLFQARILEETKVDEYIAVIPEVTGSAWVMGIHRFFYKEHDPLNEGFLLIPPMEAHD, from the coding sequence GTGAAATACAATAAGCTATTTACAACCATTGATACCCATACTGGTGGGAACCCGACTAGAACCGTTTTAACGGGTTTGCCTAACTTAAATGGGAATACGATGTCTGAAAAAATGCTGGATATGAAAGAAAATCATGATTGGATTAGAAAATTTCTCATGAATGAGCCACGGGGTCATGACGTCATGTCAGGGGCGTTGATGGTAACTCCTTGTCATCCAGATGCTGATGTGGGAGTAATATTTATGGAAACAGGTGGATATTTACCAATGTGTGGACACGATACAATTGGTTTTTGTACCGCTTTAATTGAAGCTGGAATGGTAGAGGTATTGGAACCTTATACCTGTATTCATTTGGATACTCCTGCTGGGTTAGTGAAAACGAAGGTGAAAGTAACAGATGGTAAAGCGATAGAGGTCACCTTTACAAATGTGCCTTCCTTTTTATTCACAACCATTGAAATAGATGTAGAAGGAATTGGAAAAGTGCATTGTGATATCGCGTATGGTGGCAATTTTTATGGCATTATTGATGCGCGACAACTCGATATCAGTTTAACAACAGACAATGCCTCACAAATTATTGAGCATGCGATCACCATACGTAACAAGATAAATGCAAATGTACAAGTAGTGCATCCGCTTTATCCTTTTATTAAAGGATTAACACATATTGAATTTTTTACAGCTCCAGTAAACCCAAAAGCAGATTTAAAAAACACCGTAATTGTTCCGCCTGGTGGCATTGATCGCTCGCCATGTGGGACGGGGACTTCTGCGAAATTAGCTACCATGTTTCGGCAACAAGAAATTGGTGTGAAAGAACCCTTTATATATGAAAGTATTGTCGGTACCCTATTTCAAGCAAGGATACTAGAGGAAACGAAAGTAGATGAATATATAGCGGTGATCCCAGAAGTAACCGGTTCAGCGTGGGTAATGGGCATACACCGATTTTTTTACAAGGAACACGATCCATTGAACGAAGGTTTTTTGCTTATTCCGCCAATGGAAGCACATGACTGA
- a CDS encoding NAD(P)/FAD-dependent oxidoreductase, translating to MERTTHCDVIVIGGGIIGAAIAYYSAKAGLDITVLEKDELASGTSSRCDGNILAIDKDPGFDSQMSLKSQQLVHELAQELEVPFEYRNPGSILVCENEQELEAAQQWVNQQRKAGLDFHMLDRNDLKNESAYFADDLSGGLECKTDSTVNPYMLTYSLFYSAKQLGAKVHTHTEVVQIIQDEKRQFIIQTTVGKYTANKVVNACGVWAPIIGDMLGVNIPIHPKKGQLIVASRQQPVGLRKVMEFGYLISKFGGKRQVDNLTERYGIALVFEPTESQNFLIGSSRQFAGFNHKVNHEISQHIAKRAIRFYPKMADMLVIRTYAGLRPWTEDHLPIVSSVEEVPGFYIAAGHEGDGISLAAITGKVMAEMLAGEETSIPMKALRYERFKERKGRELSEIQ from the coding sequence ATGGAACGTACAACGCATTGTGATGTCATCGTTATTGGCGGGGGAATTATTGGTGCTGCAATCGCTTATTATAGTGCGAAGGCTGGGCTAGATATTACGGTGTTAGAAAAAGATGAATTAGCCAGTGGGACTTCTTCCAGATGTGACGGAAATATTTTAGCAATTGATAAAGATCCAGGTTTTGATAGTCAAATGTCGTTAAAAAGTCAGCAGTTAGTACATGAGCTAGCTCAGGAGTTAGAGGTTCCATTCGAATATCGTAATCCAGGAAGTATTCTCGTTTGTGAAAATGAGCAAGAGCTGGAGGCCGCCCAGCAGTGGGTGAATCAACAACGGAAAGCTGGGCTTGATTTTCATATGCTTGATCGAAATGATCTAAAGAATGAATCAGCTTACTTTGCTGATGATTTATCTGGTGGATTAGAGTGTAAAACAGATTCTACCGTGAATCCATATATGCTCACCTATTCTTTGTTCTATAGTGCAAAACAGCTTGGAGCAAAAGTCCACACGCATACGGAAGTAGTACAAATAATTCAAGATGAGAAAAGGCAATTTATTATTCAAACAACAGTGGGAAAATATACGGCGAATAAAGTGGTAAATGCTTGTGGTGTGTGGGCGCCAATTATTGGAGACATGCTGGGAGTAAACATTCCGATTCATCCTAAGAAGGGTCAATTAATCGTGGCTTCCAGGCAACAGCCTGTCGGTCTGCGAAAAGTAATGGAATTTGGTTATTTGATATCCAAGTTTGGCGGAAAGAGGCAAGTCGATAACTTAACGGAAAGATATGGAATAGCATTGGTATTTGAACCGACCGAAAGCCAAAATTTTTTGATTGGTAGCAGTCGCCAATTTGCTGGTTTTAATCACAAAGTGAATCATGAAATTAGCCAACATATAGCCAAGCGAGCGATTCGCTTTTATCCGAAAATGGCGGATATGTTGGTTATTCGGACATATGCAGGGCTGCGACCGTGGACAGAAGACCACCTTCCTATTGTATCGTCTGTTGAAGAGGTTCCTGGTTTTTATATCGCTGCGGGTCATGAAGGTGACGGGATTAGCTTAGCAGCTATTACTGGAAAGGTAATGGCGGAGATGCTAGCGGGTGAGGAAACATCGATTCCGATGAAGGCATTAAGATATGAGCGCTTTAAGGAAAGAAAGGGTCGTGAATTAAGTGAAATACAATAA
- a CDS encoding peptidase U32 family protein: MGKWKKKPEVLAPAGTLEKLKTAIHYGADAVYIGGNAYGLRSRAGNFTYEEMQEGVTFAKEHGAHVYVAANMVAHEGDLQGAGDFFRTIRDIGVRAVIVSDPALIEICLMEAPGLPIHLSTQSSATNYETLNFWKEEGLERVVLAREVSMDEIKEIRNHTDVEIEAFIHGAMCISYSGRCTLSNHMSARDANRGGCSQSCRWKYDLFEMGHNGMRQSFAVDETDEPFSMSAVDMSMIHHIPDFIENGVDSLKIEGRMKSIHYVSTVANVYREAVDAYCKDPANFTFQQSWEDELWKVAQRELSTGFYYGTPNEQQQLFGKRRKIPVYKFIGQVLDYNDASQIATIQQRNSFAIGDEVEFYGPGFTHVYQKITQMWNEDGQPIERAAHPMMKVRIQMDAPVKPFDMMRKAK, encoded by the coding sequence ATGGGAAAATGGAAGAAGAAACCAGAAGTTTTAGCACCCGCTGGTACATTAGAAAAACTGAAAACAGCGATTCATTACGGTGCAGATGCTGTTTATATAGGAGGGAATGCATACGGATTACGAAGTCGAGCTGGCAATTTTACGTATGAGGAAATGCAAGAAGGTGTGACGTTTGCAAAAGAGCATGGAGCTCATGTTTACGTAGCTGCAAATATGGTTGCCCATGAAGGAGATTTGCAAGGTGCGGGCGATTTCTTTCGGACGATAAGAGATATTGGGGTGCGTGCAGTTATCGTCTCTGATCCTGCGTTAATTGAAATTTGCCTGATGGAAGCTCCAGGTCTTCCTATTCATTTGTCAACACAGTCCTCTGCTACGAATTACGAAACCTTAAACTTTTGGAAAGAAGAAGGACTGGAACGTGTTGTGTTGGCGAGAGAAGTAAGTATGGATGAAATTAAAGAAATAAGAAATCATACAGATGTAGAAATTGAGGCATTTATTCATGGTGCAATGTGTATCTCTTATTCTGGTCGTTGTACATTATCAAATCATATGTCGGCTCGAGATGCAAATCGCGGAGGTTGTTCGCAATCTTGCCGGTGGAAGTACGATTTGTTTGAAATGGGTCATAATGGCATGCGTCAGTCCTTTGCTGTCGATGAAACAGATGAACCTTTTTCGATGAGTGCTGTAGACATGTCCATGATCCATCATATTCCTGATTTTATAGAAAACGGTGTAGATAGTCTGAAAATAGAGGGTCGGATGAAGTCGATTCATTATGTTTCCACTGTGGCTAATGTTTACCGCGAAGCAGTTGATGCTTATTGTAAAGATCCTGCCAATTTTACGTTCCAACAGAGTTGGGAAGATGAATTGTGGAAAGTGGCGCAACGTGAACTGTCGACCGGTTTTTATTACGGAACTCCGAATGAACAACAGCAATTATTTGGAAAACGGAGGAAGATCCCGGTGTATAAATTTATCGGTCAAGTATTAGATTACAACGATGCTTCCCAAATAGCTACGATACAACAGCGTAACAGTTTTGCCATAGGGGATGAAGTAGAGTTTTACGGTCCTGGCTTTACACATGTGTATCAAAAAATTACGCAGATGTGGAACGAAGATGGCCAGCCTATTGAACGAGCAGCTCATCCGATGATGAAAGTACGCATACAAATGGATGCACCTGTAAAGCCATTTGATATGATGCGAAAGGCAAAATAG
- a CDS encoding proline racemase family protein, with translation MDINKIMNTYDVHVAGEAFRIIIHSPFHLHMTDCISLEAILKRYFLTEIRMLLNEPRGHRGITGCVITPSQQADFGIVFLHHYYETYFSYSGLFAALTTLIETGTLTISKSGKYAIETTHGIYHLYVNRKGNEIVSMQMNLQIGEVVENTDEWELVQVDRLRNYYIFKLPSSIPAISLQHLAAITSWAKPVLRDLNERRRDNAGIMLTEALGEGRFCSVTFEGDGFILRSPGVDSTIALLTLAWAKGKKTLQLIHENLVGSSLTATITDGLCTVPLRPVLTGEHQFVLQAGDPLEEGFLLK, from the coding sequence TTGGATATAAATAAAATAATGAACACATATGATGTCCATGTAGCGGGTGAAGCATTTCGAATCATCATCCATTCCCCGTTCCATTTACACATGACAGACTGTATTTCTTTAGAAGCAATTTTAAAACGCTATTTTTTAACAGAGATAAGAATGTTATTGAATGAACCGAGAGGGCATCGGGGGATAACTGGATGTGTGATTACACCATCTCAACAAGCCGATTTTGGTATCGTGTTTTTACATCATTATTATGAAACATATTTTAGTTATAGTGGGTTATTCGCTGCATTAACAACACTTATAGAAACGGGCACATTGACAATATCTAAAAGTGGAAAATATGCCATTGAAACCACGCATGGCATCTACCATTTATACGTAAATAGGAAGGGAAATGAGATTGTAAGCATGCAAATGAATCTTCAAATAGGTGAAGTGGTAGAAAATACGGACGAATGGGAACTGGTACAGGTGGATCGATTAAGGAACTATTATATTTTTAAATTACCTTCGTCCATTCCAGCTATTTCATTGCAACATCTAGCTGCAATAACAAGCTGGGCAAAACCAGTACTACGTGACCTTAATGAAAGGAGGAGAGATAATGCTGGCATCATGCTAACAGAAGCGTTAGGGGAAGGAAGATTTTGCTCTGTTACATTTGAGGGGGATGGATTTATCTTACGTTCACCGGGCGTAGATAGCACCATTGCTTTACTGACATTAGCATGGGCAAAAGGAAAAAAAACATTGCAACTTATTCATGAGAATCTTGTTGGTAGCAGTTTGACTGCAACAATAACGGATGGGCTGTGTACTGTTCCATTGCGACCGGTTTTAACTGGTGAACATCAGTTTGTCTTGCAAGCAGGAGATCCATTAGAGGAAGGTTTTTTACTAAAGTAA
- a CDS encoding peptidase U32 family protein, whose protein sequence is MVELIATAESINQAKLLIDADVDTLYIGEATFGLRLPANFSPEEIKEICHIAHAKHKKVCVAMNAIIHNDRVKLIPGYFDFLQEAGADYVTIGDPGIIHLLNKHEVSIPYVYDPHTMVTSAKQVNFWAKRGAKGAVLARELTYEELISISEHADVPVEVLVYGATCIHHSKRPLVTNYFSYTNEKSKNQEHLFISEPKKPETHYSIYEDMNGTHIFDTNDINLLPHLKKLVDAGISKWKLDGIYTQGRAFVEVAKQFVQAKQALLDKGWSDELKEKLNLKVKEHHPSERTLGEGFFLKNPNDVQ, encoded by the coding sequence ATGGTTGAACTTATAGCTACAGCAGAATCAATAAACCAAGCAAAATTACTGATAGATGCAGATGTTGATACACTTTATATTGGAGAAGCTACTTTTGGTCTTCGTTTACCTGCAAATTTCTCCCCGGAAGAAATAAAAGAAATATGTCACATCGCACATGCAAAACATAAAAAAGTCTGTGTCGCTATGAACGCCATTATTCATAATGACAGGGTAAAATTAATACCTGGATATTTCGATTTCTTGCAAGAAGCGGGAGCTGATTACGTTACCATTGGTGACCCTGGTATTATACATTTGTTAAACAAGCATGAAGTTTCAATACCATATGTATATGATCCACACACGATGGTTACAAGTGCAAAGCAGGTTAATTTTTGGGCGAAGCGAGGAGCTAAAGGAGCGGTATTAGCAAGGGAATTAACCTATGAAGAATTAATCTCTATTTCTGAGCATGCGGATGTACCTGTGGAAGTACTCGTGTACGGAGCAACTTGTATTCACCATTCAAAGCGCCCACTAGTAACCAATTATTTCAGCTATACAAATGAGAAAAGCAAAAATCAAGAGCATTTATTTATATCCGAACCGAAAAAGCCAGAAACACATTATTCGATTTATGAAGATATGAATGGGACGCATATTTTTGATACAAATGATATTAATTTATTACCGCATTTGAAAAAGTTAGTGGATGCAGGTATTTCAAAATGGAAATTAGATGGGATCTATACACAAGGACGAGCATTTGTAGAGGTTGCAAAGCAATTTGTTCAAGCGAAACAGGCACTTTTGGATAAAGGCTGGTCCGATGAGTTAAAAGAAAAATTAAATTTAAAAGTAAAAGAGCATCACCCTAGCGAACGAACTTTAGGTGAAGGATTCTTTTTGAAAAATCCTAATGATGTTCAATGA
- a CDS encoding STAS/SEC14 domain-containing protein, with the protein MIKITPAPFDNALEIEIQGKVEKEDLHHFEEFFMMKRQEHSKVNILLSIENMEGVTLKGALEDLKMTQHLKDIHKMAVVSDKKWVEMGVKLEGILPETELKHFAPKDKSQAQRWLGT; encoded by the coding sequence ATGATTAAAATAACCCCAGCACCATTTGACAATGCTCTTGAAATTGAAATACAAGGTAAAGTAGAAAAGGAGGATTTGCATCATTTCGAGGAATTCTTCATGATGAAAAGACAGGAGCATAGTAAAGTAAATATTCTTTTATCCATTGAAAATATGGAAGGAGTGACTTTAAAAGGCGCCCTAGAAGATTTAAAAATGACACAGCATTTAAAGGATATCCATAAAATGGCTGTTGTTAGTGACAAGAAATGGGTTGAAATGGGAGTGAAACTAGAAGGAATACTACCTGAAACGGAGCTCAAGCATTTTGCCCCTAAAGATAAATCTCAAGCACAACGCTGGTTAGGAACATGA
- the nhaC gene encoding Na+/H+ antiporter NhaC has translation MEMNRRLPTLAEVLFVLISFVFIMFLFVVQFSIPIQLGLLTTWFVIMLVGWKIGYSYKEMQDGLLKGVYDGSEAVLILISVGALIGTWIAGGIVPSIIYYGLTIIQPSIFLVAAFIICAITSIATGTSFGSAGTAGIAMMGIGTSFDLPVALVAGAVISGCYVGDKISPLSDTTVMSASLSKVNLVEHIKSMLTVSGPAFLLTGALFLLTGYFFLDSSGDLSQANATMTALNEHFTISWYMLIPAILVIGLLAMKMPSIPVILFGALLGTIWAYLFQNIALLEAFKILYQGSEIISGVEFIDNLLNRGGIVFMLDVIVLIIFALGVGGLMEKVGILQAICLTMLRWANSAGKTTVTTLLAGFFGNFFGGAAYVSIITASKITEENYDRLNIDRRVLSRNTEAGGTMTTPMVPWSDGGVFMATTLGVTTLAYLPFLWFNFLVILITIIYGFTNTFIWYTKAHGEPKANQLDPEQAGNL, from the coding sequence ATGGAAATGAATAGACGTTTGCCTACATTGGCAGAAGTTTTGTTTGTACTTATTTCGTTTGTTTTCATTATGTTTTTATTTGTCGTACAGTTTTCGATTCCAATCCAGCTAGGGTTGTTAACAACGTGGTTCGTCATCATGCTTGTAGGTTGGAAAATTGGTTATTCGTATAAAGAGATGCAAGATGGTTTACTTAAAGGGGTGTATGACGGTTCTGAAGCAGTGCTTATTCTTATTTCAGTTGGTGCACTTATTGGAACGTGGATTGCAGGAGGAATTGTTCCGAGTATCATTTACTATGGCCTTACCATTATCCAGCCAAGTATTTTTTTAGTCGCAGCGTTCATCATTTGTGCGATCACATCGATTGCGACTGGTACTTCGTTTGGTTCAGCAGGTACAGCAGGGATTGCGATGATGGGCATTGGTACTAGTTTTGACTTACCTGTAGCATTAGTGGCAGGGGCGGTTATTTCAGGATGCTATGTAGGGGATAAAATTTCACCTTTATCCGATACGACTGTCATGTCAGCTTCTCTGTCGAAGGTGAATCTTGTTGAGCATATTAAATCCATGCTTACTGTAAGCGGTCCAGCATTTTTACTTACAGGCGCTCTATTTTTACTTACTGGTTACTTTTTTCTCGATAGTTCTGGGGATTTATCACAAGCGAATGCTACGATGACAGCACTAAATGAGCACTTTACCATTAGCTGGTATATGTTAATCCCGGCGATCCTTGTTATTGGATTACTGGCGATGAAAATGCCATCTATTCCAGTTATATTATTTGGTGCTTTACTTGGAACAATATGGGCTTATTTGTTTCAGAATATCGCTTTGTTAGAAGCCTTCAAGATTCTATACCAAGGTAGTGAAATCATTTCTGGTGTAGAATTTATTGATAATTTGTTAAATCGTGGTGGTATTGTATTTATGCTGGATGTCATCGTCTTGATCATCTTTGCACTTGGTGTTGGGGGCTTAATGGAAAAGGTTGGAATCTTGCAAGCGATTTGCTTAACGATGTTACGTTGGGCTAATAGTGCTGGAAAAACGACCGTAACAACTTTACTAGCTGGATTTTTTGGGAACTTCTTCGGTGGTGCTGCGTATGTTTCGATCATTACTGCAAGTAAAATTACCGAAGAGAATTATGACCGTTTAAATATTGATCGTCGTGTGCTATCCAGGAATACAGAAGCAGGGGGCACGATGACGACACCAATGGTTCCGTGGTCAGATGGTGGAGTATTTATGGCAACAACACTTGGAGTGACAACGCTGGCTTATTTACCATTTCTATGGTTTAACTTTTTAGTCATCTTGATTACGATCATTTATGGATTTACCAATACATTTATTTGGTATACCAAAGCGCATGGGGAACCAAAAGCAAATCAGTTGGATCCAGAACAAGCTGGAAACTTATAA
- the dapA gene encoding 4-hydroxy-tetrahydrodipicolinate synthase, with protein MKQLEGAFPVLVTPMFENEEVNVDGLRSNIEHFINQDVAGLVVNGSTGEFVSLEKQEKLQLMEAAVEQVGGRVPLIVGTAAETTKDAIMYTQYAEKIGADAALLINSYYAHPKDAEIYEHFKAVANSVTLPIMIYNNPFTSGVDIGTETILQVARDVENITHIKESSGDIRKVRDITRQGKDDIQTFCGADDLVLESLLVGATGWISVAGNIVPKLATNLFHSVQQGDLDKAWNYYDQILPLCNFLEGSGKYVQIVKRTMDLQGLAGGPSRKPRLPLNQQEEATLKAILLQLEQYVTI; from the coding sequence ATGAAACAACTGGAAGGGGCATTTCCTGTTCTCGTGACACCAATGTTTGAAAATGAGGAGGTGAATGTTGATGGCTTAAGATCCAATATTGAACATTTTATTAACCAGGATGTAGCAGGATTAGTTGTCAATGGAAGTACGGGAGAATTTGTTAGCTTGGAGAAGCAGGAAAAATTGCAATTGATGGAAGCAGCAGTTGAGCAGGTAGGTGGAAGAGTGCCTTTAATTGTTGGAACAGCTGCAGAAACAACAAAAGATGCGATTATGTATACACAATATGCTGAAAAGATAGGAGCAGATGCGGCGTTACTAATTAATTCGTATTATGCCCATCCAAAAGATGCGGAAATTTATGAGCATTTTAAGGCAGTGGCGAATTCTGTGACCTTACCAATCATGATTTATAATAATCCGTTTACATCAGGTGTTGATATTGGAACAGAAACCATCTTACAGGTGGCCCGGGATGTCGAAAATATTACCCACATTAAAGAATCAAGCGGGGATATTCGAAAAGTACGCGATATTACAAGACAGGGTAAAGACGATATTCAAACGTTCTGCGGAGCCGATGATCTGGTGTTAGAGTCTCTATTAGTTGGAGCCACAGGGTGGATTTCTGTTGCGGGTAATATTGTTCCAAAATTAGCTACCAATTTATTTCATAGCGTCCAGCAAGGGGACTTGGATAAGGCATGGAATTATTATGATCAAATCCTTCCGTTATGTAATTTTTTGGAAGGTTCAGGGAAATATGTACAGATTGTCAAACGGACGATGGATTTGCAAGGGCTTGCGGGAGGACCATCAAGAAAACCAAGGTTACCGTTAAATCAGCAAGAAGAAGCGACATTAAAAGCGATTTTACTGCAGCTTGAGCAGTATGTAACAATATAA
- a CDS encoding aldehyde dehydrogenase family protein → MVTSQMDLKPNVKAFLEQAVGLYINGEYLPAKSGRTFPVYNPATEEVLVEVSEAQEEDIDLAVHAARKAFDDGEWPQISAAERSHLIYKFADLLEAHKEELAQLETLDNGKPYQIALEDDIAGTVEHFRYYAGWATKVLGQTVPISPDYLNYTVHEPVGVVGQIIPWNFPLSMASWKLGAALATGCTTVLKPAEQTPLSILYAAQLLEEAGFPKGVVNIVPGYGEIAGEAIVTHSGIDKLAFTGSTGVGKSIMRKAAEHVRDLTLELGGKSPNLILADANIEKAIEGAFEGIMYNHGQNCSATSRVYVHRKHYDHVVEALVERANATKLGNGMEANTDMGPLVSKEQFERVLHYIEIGKKEGAKLVAGGESAGDKGYFVKPTVFADVEDDMRIAREEIFGPVVAVFPFDTTEEAIRRANDSDYGLAAAVWTENIRTGHQVARRLKAGTVWINDCNQENPAAAFGGYKQSGIGREMGNYALDNYTEVKSVWVNLQ, encoded by the coding sequence ATGGTTACATCGCAAATGGATTTAAAACCGAATGTAAAAGCTTTTTTGGAGCAAGCGGTTGGATTATATATTAATGGAGAATATCTACCTGCTAAAAGTGGGAGAACATTCCCAGTATATAACCCTGCTACGGAAGAAGTTTTAGTAGAAGTTAGTGAAGCTCAAGAAGAGGATATTGATCTAGCTGTGCACGCAGCGAGAAAGGCATTTGACGATGGAGAGTGGCCACAAATATCAGCTGCAGAGCGTTCGCATTTGATTTATAAATTCGCTGATTTACTGGAAGCACATAAAGAAGAATTAGCACAATTGGAAACACTTGATAACGGGAAGCCTTACCAGATTGCGCTAGAGGATGACATTGCTGGTACTGTAGAACATTTTCGTTATTACGCTGGGTGGGCGACGAAAGTATTAGGGCAGACAGTTCCCATTTCTCCGGATTATTTAAATTACACTGTCCATGAGCCTGTTGGTGTGGTTGGGCAAATTATTCCTTGGAATTTCCCACTATCGATGGCTTCATGGAAACTTGGAGCGGCTTTGGCAACTGGATGTACCACTGTGTTGAAACCTGCAGAACAGACGCCGCTTTCTATACTGTATGCTGCTCAATTATTAGAGGAAGCTGGTTTTCCAAAGGGCGTTGTTAATATTGTTCCTGGGTACGGTGAAATTGCGGGTGAGGCAATTGTAACGCATTCTGGGATAGATAAGTTAGCTTTCACAGGGTCTACGGGTGTTGGAAAATCCATTATGCGTAAGGCGGCAGAACACGTTAGAGATTTGACACTGGAATTAGGTGGGAAATCACCAAATTTAATTTTAGCAGATGCAAATATTGAAAAAGCAATAGAAGGTGCGTTTGAAGGAATTATGTACAATCACGGACAAAATTGCAGTGCTACATCTCGTGTCTATGTACATCGCAAGCATTACGATCATGTTGTTGAAGCGTTAGTCGAGCGTGCAAACGCAACAAAACTCGGTAACGGAATGGAAGCTAATACGGATATGGGGCCACTTGTTTCAAAAGAACAATTTGAGCGTGTGCTTCATTATATTGAAATTGGCAAAAAAGAAGGAGCTAAATTAGTAGCTGGTGGTGAAAGCGCTGGGGATAAGGGATATTTTGTTAAGCCGACCGTATTTGCAGACGTAGAAGATGATATGCGGATCGCAAGAGAAGAGATATTCGGACCGGTTGTTGCTGTCTTTCCATTTGATACGACAGAGGAAGCAATTAGAAGAGCGAATGATAGTGATTATGGATTAGCTGCTGCGGTATGGACCGAAAATATCCGAACGGGGCACCAAGTAGCCAGAAGATTAAAAGCAGGAACGGTTTGGATTAATGATTGTAATCAGGAAAACCCAGCAGCGGCATTTGGCGGATATAAACAGTCAGGCATCGGCAGAGAGATGGGGAATTATGCATTAGACAATTATACTGAGGTCAAAAGTGTTTGGGTGAATTTACAATAA